GTGTGCCTCTGGACACCCTGGTGGATGGGCTGATCACGGCGGCACGAGACTGGCCCCGTCCGGCGTTGCAGATGGGAGGACTCCCGGCATGATTCACGGCTTGCTCTGGCTGCCGCTGCTGCTCATCTTCGTGCTGCTCACCACCCTGGGGTGGCTGGAGCGGCGGCGGCAGCACCTGTTCCGCGCCTGGGCCGAAGGGGCCGAGCTGGCCAAGCTGGATGGCTGCGGCGCCGCGCGCCTCGTGGATGGGGTACTGAGCTGGAGCACCTTCTCGGCGGGTCAGCTGGCGGAGAAGGACCGGTTCGTGATCAAGCAGCTGGAACTGGTGGAACTGCTGGCCCTCGGCTCCGGGGAGGCTCCCCTCACCGAGGAGGCCCAGGGTGCCTGCAGGCTCCGGCTGGTGGGCGGTGGTGAGCAGAAGGATCTGCCCTTCTCCGATGCCGAACGCGCCCGCCGCTGGATGGCCGAACTGATGGCCCGCTCCCGCTGCGAGCTGTGACCCAGACGCGAACCCTTCCCCCCGGAGCCGAACGGCGGCGCCAGCTGCGGCTGCAGCGGCGCCGGGAGCGGCTGCGCAACGCCTGGCGCCTGCTGGTGCTGCTGGGGATCGCCGGCGGCCTCGGCTATGGCCTGCTGCGCCAGGGCTGGAGCCTCACCGGCCCCGGCCAGGTGGAGGTGGTGGGCAGCAGGATGGTGACCCCTGAGCGGGTGATCGAGGCGGCGGGACTCACCTTCCCCCAGCCCCTGCTGACCCTCCAGCCCCGCAAGCTCGCCACCGACCTCTCCGAGACCCTGCCGGTGGAGGAGGTGCAGGTGACCCGGCTGATGGCACCGCCGCGGCTGCGGGTGAGCCTGGTGGACCGCCAGGCCGTGGCCCGGGCCGAACGGCGCACCCCCCAGGGGGTGGAGCGGGGCTATGTGGACCGGCTGGGCCACTGGATGAACAGCCACCAGGGCGAGCTGATGGCCGATGAGGCCACGGCGGGCCTGCTGGTGAAGGGCTGGCAGCCCCGGCACCGGGCCAGCCTCAGCAAGGTGCTGGCGCAACGGACCGTGCTCGGCCCGGATCTCAAGGAGATCCGATTCGCCCCGGAGGGCAGCCTCTGGCTGCGCAGCGCCACCCTCGGGGAGGTGCGGCTCGGGCCCGCCGACGCCCAGCTCACCCGGCGTCTGCAGGTGCTGGACCACCTGGTGGAGACCCTGCCGGCCCAGCTGAAGGGCAAGCGCCTGCGCACCCTGGATCTGAGCGATCCCGAGCAGCCCGAACTCGCCCTGGTGGGCACACCCCCGACCGAGAAGCCGGCGCAACAGCCCTGAAACGGCCCCCGCGACGGGGTTCTGCGGCCAAAAAGCGGCCAATGCTGCGAGGAAACCGGCAAACCGTCGCCAAGCGACAAGGTCAGGACCGCCAGCTACCGACATAATGCAGCCCAGCTCACCGGCACTCCTGCCCCATGGCGCAAGACGACGGCCCCAAGTTCGTGCCGCCGATCCACACCGGTGAACACACCCTGGTTCCTGAAGGCCCCACCGCCAATGGTGCCTCCCTCACCCGTGCCGCCATGACCCATACCCCGACCGCCGCCGCCGGCATTGTTCCCAGCCAGTCGGCCCGCATTGAGGTGATCGGGGTGGGGGGTGGCGGCAGCAATGCCGTCAACCGGATGATCGCCTCCGACCTGCAGGGTCTGGGCTACCGGGTGCTCAACACCGACGCCCAGGCGCTGCTGCAGTCGGCGGCCCAGAAGCGCCTCCAGCTGGGCCAGAAGCTCACCCGGGGCCTGGGGGCCGGCGGCAACCCGGTGATCGGCCAGAAGGCGGCCGAGGAATCGCGGGCGGAACTGCAGGAGTCGCTGCAGGGGGCCGACCTGATCTTCATCGCCGCCGGCATGGGCGGCGGCACCGGCACCGGCGCGGCGCCGATCCTGGCGGAGGTGGCCAAGGAGGTGGGCGCCCTCACCGTGGGCATCGTCACCAAGCCGTTCAGCTTCGAGGGACGCAAGCGCATGCGTCAGGCGGAGGAGGGCATCGCCCGCCTGGCGGAGCACGTAGACACCCTGATCGTGATCCCGAACGATCGGCTGCGCGATGAGATCGCCGGAGCCCCGCTGAACGAGGCCTTCCGCGCCGCCGACGACGTGCTGCGCATGGGGGTGAAGGGCATTAGCGACATCATCACCAGGCCTGGCCTGGTGAACGTGGACTTCGCCGACATCCGCTCGGTGATGTCCGACGCCGGCACGGCCCTGCTGGGCATCGGAGTGGGCTCGGGGCGCAGCCGGGCCAGCGAGGCGGCCCAGGCGGCCATGAGCAGCCCGCTGCTGGAGTCGGCCCGGATCGACGGCGCCAAGGGCTGCGTGATCAACATCAGCGGCGGCAAGGACATGACCCTCGAGGACATGACCACCGCGTCCGAGGTGATCTACGAGGTGGTGGACCCCGAGGCGAACATCATCGTGGGCGCCGTGGTGGACGATCGCCTCGAAGGGGAGATCCACGTGACCGTGATCGCCACCGGCTTCGACGGCGGCACCACGTACCGCACCGATCGGCCGGCCATGAGCTTCACCGGCACCACCCCGTTCACCCCCAGCACCGAAGAGAAGGGCGCCAAGATTCCGCCGTTCCTGCTCAACCGCCAGGGCCGCAGCTCTGAGCAGGACAGCTGAGCAGGACAGCTGAGCAGCCCAGCTGAGCAAGAGCAAGAAAGATCAGTCGCGCCGTTCAGGGCGACTGCTGCCCGAAGAGGGTGACCCGGAGTCCACGCCTGCCCTGAGCATCCCGTGTGGCTGCTCCCTTCCGGTCCTGACCAGGTTTGGGCGTCAGAGCCGCGTGGGTCCGAGTCGGCTGGATGCTAGCAATGCTCCCCTTCGCCCCTCAGCCCCGTGCCGCTGCGCCCCGCCGACCTGGCCCGTCGCAAGCAGGCCGGCCTGCCGATCAGCATCCTCACGGCCTGGGACGCCCTCTCCGGAGCGGTGGTGGCCGAAGCCGGAGCGGATGCCGTGCTGGTGGGTGATTCCCTGGCCATGACGGTGCTGGGCCATGCCACCACCCTGCCCGTCACGCTCGACGAGATGCTGCACCACTGCCGGGCCACGGCCCGCGGCATGGCCAGTGTCTGCTCGCCGGGGCAGGAGCCGCTGCTGATCTGTGATCTGCCCTTTCTCAGCTACCAGTGCGCGCCCGACGACGCGGTGGCGGCGGCCGGTCGGGTGCTGAAGGAGAGTCCCGCGGCCGCCGTGAAGCTGGAGGGGGCCGAACCCGAAACCCTGGCCGTGATCGATCGGCTGGTGCGCAGCGGCATTCCGGTGATGGGCCACGTGGGCCTCACGCCCCAGGCCGTGCATCGCAGCGGCTACCGCCGCCAGGCCGCCGATGCCCCCGGCCAGCAGCGGCTGAAGCGGGAGGCCGAGGCCCTGGAGCGGGCGGGCTGCTTTGCCGTGGTGGTGGAGCACGTGCCGCCGGACGTGGCGGCCGAGCTGCGGGCCGGCCTGGCCATCCCCCTCATCGGTATCGGTGCCGGAGAGGCCTGCGACGGCCAGGTGCGCGTCACCGCCGATCTGCTGGGCCTCACCAGCCGCCAGCCCCCGTTCAGCCCACCGCTGCTGCAGGGGCGGGCCCTGGCCGTGGAAGCCCTGCGGCGTTGGCTGAGCTCCCAGAGCCATCCCACCAGACCCACAGCTCCCGCAGCACCGCATTGCTGAGGGCCAGGCCCTCCGGATCGCTCAACCGCCAGCGCTCCCCCTCCTCCAGCAGCAGCCCACGGGTCATCCACGGCTCCAGCTGCCGCCGCAGCCGCCCCAGCCCCGCGGCGATCGCCATGTCATCCCAGCCCACCTGACGCAGCAGCTCGGGCAGCCGCACCCCCTCGCGGCGGCGCAGACCCACCATCAGCCGCTCATCCAAGGGCATCCCCGGGTCCACCCCGATCTCCGCCATCCCCGCCTCCCCTGCCCCTGCTTCCGCTGCGCCCGAAGTCAGCCAGGCCCGGTAGGCATCGCGGGTGCGGGGCCTGGCCTGCCGTTGGCCCCAGGGAGCGCTGGTGGCCCCCATGCCGAAGCCCCACCAGCCGGCACCGCTCCAGTACACGCGGTTGTGGCGCGAGGCATGGCCCGGCAGGGCGTGGTTGGACACCTCGTAGCGGCCGTACCCTGCCGCCGCCAGCTCCGAGCTGGTGAGCTCCATCAGGTCGGCGGCCAGATCGTCCTGCGGCAGCTCCAGCCGGCCCTGCTCCAGGCGCCGGGCAAACACGGTGCCCGGCTCGATCGTGAGGTCGTACACCGAGAGATGGGGTGCGCCGCTGCCGATCGCCTCCTCCAGCTGCTGGCGCCAGGCGGGCAGGGTCTGGCCCGGCACGGCCTGGATCAGATCCAGGCTCCAGCTGCCCAGCGCACCGCTCCGGTGGGCCTGCCGCAACCAGCCGGCCGCCTCGCGCAGATCGCCGCCGCTGTGGCGTCGGCCCAGCTGCTGCAGCACTCCGTCGTCGAAGCTCTGGCCCCCCAGGCTCACCCGGTTCACCCCCGCGGCCAGATAGCCCCGCAGCCGCTGGCGATCGAAGCTGGCCGGATCCAGTTCCAGGGTGATCTCCGCGCCGGGGGCCAGTCCGAACTGCCGCCGCAGATCCCTCACAAGCTCCCCGATCTGGGTCGGCTCCAGCAGGGAGGGGGTGCCGCCGCCGAAATACACGGTGCTGAGGGGCGTTGCCCCTGGCGCCTGGCCTATCTCACGCCGCAGCAGTGCCAGATAGGCGTCGATCGAGGCGGCGCCGGGCTGACCGGGCGCGGGGCCGGCGCGGTCACCGAGGGGAACGATCGGGAAATCGCAATAGAAGCAGCGCCGGTGGCAGAAGGGGATGTGGAGGTAGGCGCTGCGGGGGGGAAAGGGCACGGCCGAAGGTGCGGAAGCGATCAAGTGCGGTTACCTCTGCCGGCCAAACCGGCCGGTTTCAGGCAAGCTGCGGTGTGGATCGCTCGGGCAGCCACGCACGGCGGGAATGGTGGACTCCCTCATCCTGATCCTGTTCATGGTCTCCGGCGCCGCCGCCGGCTGGCTGGGGGTGGATCTGCTGCCGGAGAACCTGCTGGTGCAGGTGGACAACCCCGAGGGGCTGCGCACCGTGCTGGGGGGATTCGGGGCCTTCTTCGGGCTGATCGCCGGCGTGTTCTTCGGCCAGCTGCGGCGCCGGCTGACGCAGCAGGTGCGCAGCATGCCCACCGACCTGCTGATCAGCCGCGCCGTGGGGCTGATCCTCGGGCTGCTGGTGGCCAACCTGCTGCTGGCCCCGATCCTGCTGCTGCCCCTGCCCTGGGAGGTGGTGTTCGTCAAACCGCTGGCCGCGGTGCTCAGCAACGTGTTCTTCGGGGTGTCGGGCTACAACCTGGCCGAAGTGCACGGCCGCACCCTGCTGCGGCTGTTCAGCCCCGGCACCACCGAGGCCCTGCTGGTGGCGGAGGGGGTGCTGCGGCCGGCGAGCGCCAAGATCCTCGACACCAGCGTGATCATCGACGGCCGCATCCGCGGCCTGCTCGACTCGGGCCTGCTGGAGGGCCAGGTGATCGTGGCCCAGAGCGTGATCGATGAGCTGCAGGCCCTGGCCGACTCGGGCAACGCCGAGAAGCGGGGCCGCGGCCGCCGCGGCCTCAAGCTGCTCAGCGAGCTGCGGGAGCAGTACGGACGGCGGCTGGTGGTGAACAGCACCCGCTACGAGGGCAAGGGGGTGGATGACAAGCTGCAGGAGCTCACCGCGGACACCGGCGGCACCCTGCTCACCACCGACTACAACCTGGCCAAGGTGGCCGAGGTGAAAAGCCTGCGGGTGGTGAACCTCAGCGAGCTGGTGATCGCCCTGCGGCCCGAGGTGCAGCCGGGCGACGAGTTCCAGCTCAAGATCGCCCGCGAGGGCAAGGAGGCCGACCAGGGCGTGGGCTACCTCGATGACGGCACCATGGTGGTGGTGGAGGGAGCCCGGGAGCACATCGGCGAGCGGCTGCCGGTGATCGTCACCGGCGCCCTGCAGAACCCCACCGGCCGGATCGTGTTCGCCCGCAGGGAAGCGGTGGGGCAGAGCGCCGGCGACGGGGCCGCCCCTGGCAACGGCAAGCGCAAGCCGAGGCCTCCCCGCTAGGCTCCGATCCAGTGCCTGCCAGGGTCAACGGATGTCGGTGTCAGCTCCTTACTACGGCGATTCCGCCGTGCTGCGCACCCCGCCGCCCGACCTGCCCTCGCTGCTGCTCAAGGAGCGGATCGTGTACCTCGGTCTGCCCCTGTTCAGCGATGACGAGGCCAAGCGGCAGATGGGCATCGATGTGACCGAGCTGATCATCGCCCAGCTCCTCTACCTGGAGTTCGACAACCCCGAGAAGCCGATCTTCTTCTACATCAACTCCACCGGCACCTCCTGGTTCACCGGAGATGCCATCGGCTTCGAAACCGAGGCCTTCGCCATCGCCGACACGATCCGCTACGTGAAGCCGCCGGTGCACACCATCTGCATCGGCCAGGCCATGGGCACCGCCGCCATGATCCTCAGCGCCGGCACCAAGGGCCAGCGGGCGGCCCTGCCCCACGCCACGATCGTGCTGCACCAGCCCCGTAGCGGCGCCCAGGGCCAGGCCAGCGACATCCAGATCCGCGCCCAGGAGGTGCTGCACAACAAGCGCACCATGCTGCAGATGCTGGCGGACAACACCGGCAAGAGCGTGGAGCAGCTCTCCAAGGATTCCGACCGCATGACCTACCTCACGGCCGAGCAGGCGAAGGACTACGGCCTGATCGACCGGGTGCTCACCAGCCAGAAGGATGTGCCGGCCGGGGTGCCCCTGGCCGCCGGCCGCAGCCCGAGCGGCATCGGCTGAACCGGCAGCGATTCAACCCGTTCCTCTCCAACTCCAACTCCCACTCCCCCGCCGCCACCGAGCCATGCCCATTGGCACCCCCAGCGTTCCCTACCGCCTGCCCGGCAGCCAGTACGAGCGCTGGGTCGACATCTACACCCGCCTGGGGGTGGAGCGGATCCTGTTCATGGGGTCGGAGGTGAACGACGCCGTGGCCAATGCCCTCGTGGCCCAGATGCTGTATCTCGATTCGGAGGACAGCTCCAAGCCGATCTACCTGTACATCAACTCCCCTGGGGGTTCGGTGACGGCCGGTCTGGCCATCTACGACACGATGCAGTACGTCAAGAGCGACGTGGTGACCATCTGCGTGGGCCTGGCCGCGTCGATGGGTGCCTTCCTGCTGGGCGCCGGCACCAAGGGCAAGCGGCTCGCCCTGCCCCACAGCCGCATCATGATTCACCAGCCCCTGGGCGGCACCAGCCAGCGGCAGGCCAGCGACATCGCCATCGAGGCCAAGGAGATCCTGCGCATCAAGGACATGCTCAACCACAGCATGGCCGACATGACCGGCCAGCCCTTCGAGAAGATCGAGAAGGACACTGACCGCGACTACTTCCTCAGCGCCGCCGAGGCCAAGGACTACGGCCTGATCGACAGGGTGATCGCCCATCCCAGCGAGGCCTGAACTCGCACGGTTGGGCCAACGGATGAGCCAACGGATGAGCAACAGGAGCGGGCCGGGCACTTGCGTAAGCTCGACCCTTGCTCCCTGCCTGCGCACCTGCCCGGATGGCCCAGCTCTTCTACGACTCCGACGCCGATCTCAGCCTGCTGGATGGCAAGACGGTGGCCATCATCGGCTACGGCTCCCAGGGCCATGCCCATGCCCTGAACCTCAAGGACAGCGGCGTGAACGTGGTGGTGGGCCTCTACGAGGGCAGCCGTTCCGCCGAGAAGGCCCGGGCCGACGGCCTTGAAGTGCTCAGCGTCGCCGACGCCTGCGCCAAGGCCGACTGGATCATGGTGCTGCTGCCCGATGAGATCCAGAAGACCATCTACGAAAAGGAGATCGCACCGCACCTGAGCGCCGGCAAGGTGCTGAGCTTCGCCCACGGCTTCAACATCCGCTTCGGCCTGATCCAGCCCCCGGCCGATGTGGACGTGGTGATGATCGCGCCGAAGGGTCCGGGCCACACGGTGCGCTGGGAGTACCAGAACGGCATGGGCGTGCCGGCCCTCTTTGCCGTTCAGCAGGACGCCAGCGGCAAGGCCCGCGATCTGGCGATGGCCTATGCCAAGGGCATCGGCGGCACCCGCGCCGGCATCCTCGAGACCAACTTCAAGGAGGAGACCGAGACCGACCTGTTCGGCGAGCAGGCCGTGCTCTGCGGTGGCCTCAGCGAACTGGTGAAGGCCGGCTTCGAGACCCTGGTGGAGGCGGGCTATCAGCCCGAGCTGGCCTACTTCGAGTGCCTGCACGAGGTGAAGCTGATCGTGGACCTGATGGTGAAGGGCGGCCTCACCGCCATGCGCGATTCGATCTCCAACACCGCCGAGTACGGCGACTACGTGAGCGGCCCGCGGCTGATCACCGCCGACACCAAGGCCGAGATGAAGCGCATCCTGGCCGACATCCAGGACGGCACCTTCGCCCGCAACTTCGTGGCCGAATGCGAGGCCGGCAAGCCCGAGATGACCCGGATCCGCGAGCGCGATTCCCAGCATCCGATCGAACAGGTGGGCAAGGGGCTGCGTTCGATGTTCAGCTGGCTGAAGGCCGCCTGAGCCGGAGTCGGGGGCCATGCGCCTCCCGTCCCTTCCCCCCGCGCTGCTCTGGGGCTCCAGCCAGGCCGGCAGCAGCCTCACCCTGGCCGCCACGGCCTGGCTGGTGAGCGGGCTCAGCCCTTCGCCCCTGATCAACAGCCTGCTGCCGGCCTTGGCCACCCTGCCCGTGCTGCTGCCCTTGCAGCGCCGTCCCGCGGGCTACGCACTGCAGCTGGCTGCGGTGCTGGCCCTGCTGGGGGCAGGCATCGGCCAGCTCAGCGGTGGCGTGCCCCGCGCCGTGCTGCTGCCGCTGTGCCTGCTGGCGGTGCTGCTGTTCGGCCTCGGGCTGGAGATGAGCCAGCTGCCCCTGCAGCGCCAGCTGCTGCGCTGGCGGGGCAGCACGATCCAGGGTCTGCGCCGGGGCACCGACCTGGGGGCGCTGCTGGGCCACCTGCTCACCGCCCTGCTGTTCCCGGCGGCGCTGCAGTTCGCGCCGGCCCTGCTGCTCCTGCTGCCCCTGGGCGTGCCCGTGGTGCGCGGGGCCGAGGCTCCGGAGGAACAGCCCCCCGCCGGCGCTGCCGCCCACGCCATTCCCTTCAGCCGCCACGCCGCCCTGCAAGGGCTGCTGTTCGGCAGCCTCTTCGCCCTGCTCCCCCTCTGGGTGCGGCAGGTGGGAGCCGGCAACTGCTTCGACTTCGGCATGGTGCTGGCGGCCTACGGGCTCGGCCGCGGCGTCACGGGGCTGCTGCCGAGCCTGGCCGGCCCCCTGCGCTACGGGCTGATGGCTGCCCTGCTGGCGCTGGGCCAGCTCACGCCCGGCTGGGCCACCGTGCTGCTGTTTCTTCCCCTCGGCGCCCTGGCCGCCGCCAGCGATGCTGCCCTGGTGGAGGCAATGGCTCAGCTGGGAGACGCCCCGTTGCGCTGGCAGGTGCTGCAGCACTCGGGGGCCATCGGCGGCCTGGCGGGCAGCCTGGGCATGGGGCTGCTCAGCCAGGCCCTGGGGCTGGGGCTGGCCCTGCCGCTGCAGCTGCTGGCCTTCCTGGCGGTGGCCTGGCCCCTGGGGCGGCAGGCGCTGCGGCCGGCCCGCCGCTGAGCGATGGGCCCCGAACCGCTCGAACCGCTGCTGCCGCTGGGGGCGGTGATCGCCGCCGCCGCACTCGACCGCCTGCTCGGCGATCCCCGCCGCTGGCTGCATCCGGTGCAGGTGATGGGCTGGCTGATCGGCCGGCTGCGGCAGGGGGCGGAGCTCTGGGCCGGCGACCGGCCGGGGCGGCTGCGCTGGGCCGGCATCGCCATCACCCTGGCGGTGGTGGGCCTGAGTGGGGCGAGCGGCTGGCTGCTGGAGACCTGGGCCAGCGGCAGTGTCCTGGGGCAGGCGGTGCTGGTGATCGCCCTGGCCAGCGCCCTGGCCGGCAGGAGTCTGGAGCAGGAGGTGCAGGCCGTGCTCGCCCTGAGTGAGGTGGAACAGCGGAATCTGGAGCCGGCCCGCCGGCGCCTGAGCTGGATCGTGGGGCGCGACACGGCGGAACTCGACCGCCGCGGGATCCTGCGGGCCCTGGCCGAAACCGCCAGTGAGAACGCCGTGGACGGGCTGTTCGCGCCTCTGTTCTGGATGCTGGTCGGCGCCGCGCTCGGCGGACTGGTGCCCGGGGCGCCGGGTCCTCTGTGCCTGGCCTGGACCTTCAAGGCCGCCAGCACACTGGATTCGATGCTGGGCTACCGCCGCGGCCGGCTCACCTGGCTGGGCACGGCCGGCGCCCAGCTGGATG
This sequence is a window from Cyanobium sp. PCC 7001. Protein-coding genes within it:
- a CDS encoding cell division protein FtsQ/DivIB; translated protein: MTQTRTLPPGAERRRQLRLQRRRERLRNAWRLLVLLGIAGGLGYGLLRQGWSLTGPGQVEVVGSRMVTPERVIEAAGLTFPQPLLTLQPRKLATDLSETLPVEEVQVTRLMAPPRLRVSLVDRQAVARAERRTPQGVERGYVDRLGHWMNSHQGELMADEATAGLLVKGWQPRHRASLSKVLAQRTVLGPDLKEIRFAPEGSLWLRSATLGEVRLGPADAQLTRRLQVLDHLVETLPAQLKGKRLRTLDLSDPEQPELALVGTPPTEKPAQQP
- the ftsZ gene encoding cell division protein FtsZ, which gives rise to MTHTPTAAAGIVPSQSARIEVIGVGGGGSNAVNRMIASDLQGLGYRVLNTDAQALLQSAAQKRLQLGQKLTRGLGAGGNPVIGQKAAEESRAELQESLQGADLIFIAAGMGGGTGTGAAPILAEVAKEVGALTVGIVTKPFSFEGRKRMRQAEEGIARLAEHVDTLIVIPNDRLRDEIAGAPLNEAFRAADDVLRMGVKGISDIITRPGLVNVDFADIRSVMSDAGTALLGIGVGSGRSRASEAAQAAMSSPLLESARIDGAKGCVINISGGKDMTLEDMTTASEVIYEVVDPEANIIVGAVVDDRLEGEIHVTVIATGFDGGTTYRTDRPAMSFTGTTPFTPSTEEKGAKIPPFLLNRQGRSSEQDS
- the panB gene encoding 3-methyl-2-oxobutanoate hydroxymethyltransferase, producing MRPADLARRKQAGLPISILTAWDALSGAVVAEAGADAVLVGDSLAMTVLGHATTLPVTLDEMLHHCRATARGMASVCSPGQEPLLICDLPFLSYQCAPDDAVAAAGRVLKESPAAAVKLEGAEPETLAVIDRLVRSGIPVMGHVGLTPQAVHRSGYRRQAADAPGQQRLKREAEALERAGCFAVVVEHVPPDVAAELRAGLAIPLIGIGAGEACDGQVRVTADLLGLTSRQPPFSPPLLQGRALAVEALRRWLSSQSHPTRPTAPAAPHC
- a CDS encoding coproporphyrinogen-III oxidase family protein; this translates as MPFPPRSAYLHIPFCHRRCFYCDFPIVPLGDRAGPAPGQPGAASIDAYLALLRREIGQAPGATPLSTVYFGGGTPSLLEPTQIGELVRDLRRQFGLAPGAEITLELDPASFDRQRLRGYLAAGVNRVSLGGQSFDDGVLQQLGRRHSGGDLREAAGWLRQAHRSGALGSWSLDLIQAVPGQTLPAWRQQLEEAIGSGAPHLSVYDLTIEPGTVFARRLEQGRLELPQDDLAADLMELTSSELAAAGYGRYEVSNHALPGHASRHNRVYWSGAGWWGFGMGATSAPWGQRQARPRTRDAYRAWLTSGAAEAGAGEAGMAEIGVDPGMPLDERLMVGLRRREGVRLPELLRQVGWDDMAIAAGLGRLRRQLEPWMTRGLLLEEGERWRLSDPEGLALSNAVLRELWVWWDGSGSSANAAGLPRPGPAPAAAVG
- a CDS encoding PIN/TRAM domain-containing protein, which gives rise to MVDSLILILFMVSGAAAGWLGVDLLPENLLVQVDNPEGLRTVLGGFGAFFGLIAGVFFGQLRRRLTQQVRSMPTDLLISRAVGLILGLLVANLLLAPILLLPLPWEVVFVKPLAAVLSNVFFGVSGYNLAEVHGRTLLRLFSPGTTEALLVAEGVLRPASAKILDTSVIIDGRIRGLLDSGLLEGQVIVAQSVIDELQALADSGNAEKRGRGRRGLKLLSELREQYGRRLVVNSTRYEGKGVDDKLQELTADTGGTLLTTDYNLAKVAEVKSLRVVNLSELVIALRPEVQPGDEFQLKIAREGKEADQGVGYLDDGTMVVVEGAREHIGERLPVIVTGALQNPTGRIVFARREAVGQSAGDGAAPGNGKRKPRPPR
- a CDS encoding ATP-dependent Clp protease proteolytic subunit, with translation MSVSAPYYGDSAVLRTPPPDLPSLLLKERIVYLGLPLFSDDEAKRQMGIDVTELIIAQLLYLEFDNPEKPIFFYINSTGTSWFTGDAIGFETEAFAIADTIRYVKPPVHTICIGQAMGTAAMILSAGTKGQRAALPHATIVLHQPRSGAQGQASDIQIRAQEVLHNKRTMLQMLADNTGKSVEQLSKDSDRMTYLTAEQAKDYGLIDRVLTSQKDVPAGVPLAAGRSPSGIG
- a CDS encoding ATP-dependent Clp protease proteolytic subunit, with protein sequence MPIGTPSVPYRLPGSQYERWVDIYTRLGVERILFMGSEVNDAVANALVAQMLYLDSEDSSKPIYLYINSPGGSVTAGLAIYDTMQYVKSDVVTICVGLAASMGAFLLGAGTKGKRLALPHSRIMIHQPLGGTSQRQASDIAIEAKEILRIKDMLNHSMADMTGQPFEKIEKDTDRDYFLSAAEAKDYGLIDRVIAHPSEA
- the ilvC gene encoding ketol-acid reductoisomerase; the protein is MAQLFYDSDADLSLLDGKTVAIIGYGSQGHAHALNLKDSGVNVVVGLYEGSRSAEKARADGLEVLSVADACAKADWIMVLLPDEIQKTIYEKEIAPHLSAGKVLSFAHGFNIRFGLIQPPADVDVVMIAPKGPGHTVRWEYQNGMGVPALFAVQQDASGKARDLAMAYAKGIGGTRAGILETNFKEETETDLFGEQAVLCGGLSELVKAGFETLVEAGYQPELAYFECLHEVKLIVDLMVKGGLTAMRDSISNTAEYGDYVSGPRLITADTKAEMKRILADIQDGTFARNFVAECEAGKPEMTRIRERDSQHPIEQVGKGLRSMFSWLKAA
- the cbiB gene encoding adenosylcobinamide-phosphate synthase CbiB; translation: MGPEPLEPLLPLGAVIAAAALDRLLGDPRRWLHPVQVMGWLIGRLRQGAELWAGDRPGRLRWAGIAITLAVVGLSGASGWLLETWASGSVLGQAVLVIALASALAGRSLEQEVQAVLALSEVEQRNLEPARRRLSWIVGRDTAELDRRGILRALAETASENAVDGLFAPLFWMLVGAALGGLVPGAPGPLCLAWTFKAASTLDSMLGYRRGRLTWLGTAGAQLDDLLVWLPCRLVALTLPLAGGPGPVRAWGVLRRALRDGAPDPSPNAGVSQAAYAHVVGVQLGGINRYGGLEKPKPLLAAGSPPPDQASVEAMLRLSRRLEGLWLGAGLLTGILTLFITKALS